A stretch of the Nicotiana tabacum cultivar K326 chromosome 6, ASM71507v2, whole genome shotgun sequence genome encodes the following:
- the LOC107811300 gene encoding D-ribulose kinase-like isoform X1 yields the protein MATTILNTSLFLVHFNSWRKLSSRMMESDVSRKRRRFISAKYKGDDFESGKKLYLGMDFGTSGARYALIDNEGSIHAEGKREYPLYMREEKMDWIQSWKDTLFLLLDDVPASLRPAVASVAIDGTSATTIIMDSTSGRPLSRPFLYNESCPSALPLVKSIAPAKHTVCSGSSTLCKLVSWWNSYDSSKESAVLLHQADWLLWLLHGKLGVSDYNNALKVGYDPETDSYPSWLLSQPYSHLLPSVQAPGTKIGCIKEDIRTQFGYPKDCVICTGTTDSIAAFLAARATQPGKAVTSLGSTLAIKLLSTRRVEDARFGVYSHRLDDKWLVGGASNTGGAVLRQLFTDEQLAKLSEQINPLEASPLDYYPLQAVGERFPVADPNMEPRLHPRPENDVEYLHGILESIASIEAKGYKLLKDLGATPVEEVITSGGGSKNEKWIKIRERVLGLPVCRADQTEAAYGAALLAIKGSS from the exons ATGGCAACTACCATTCTCAATACATCATTGTTCCTTGTGCATTTTAACAGTTGGAGAAAATTAAGTTCAAGAATGATGGAGTCTGATGTTTCTCGCAAACGAAGAAGGTTCATTTCTGCAAAATATAAAGGTGATGATTTTGAAAGTGGAAAGAAGCTTTATCTTGGTATGGATTTTGGAACATCTGGAGCTCGGTATGCTCTTATTGACAATGAAGGAAGCATTCATGCTGAAGGGAAGAGAGAGTACCCCCTCTATATG AGGGAGGAAAAAATGGATTGGATACAATCATGGAAGGACACACTCTTTTTACTCCTTGATGATGTTCCGGCCAGTCTTCGCCCAGCTGTTGCATCCGTTGCAATTGACGGGACCTCTGCAACAACTATCATCATGGACAG CACGAGCGGAAGGCCATTGTCTAGACCGTTCCTGTACAATGAGAGCTGTCCTAGTGCTTTGCCCTTGGTGAAGTCTATTGCTCCTGCAAAACATACGGTCTGCTCCGGATCTTCTACTCTTTGCAAGCTTGTCTCGTGGTGGAACTCTTATGATTCGAGCAAGGAATCTGCGGTATTATTACATCAAGCAGATTGGTTACTCTGGCTACTTCATGGCAAGCTGGGGGTGTCCGACTATAATAATGCTTTGAAG GTTGGATATGATCCTGAAACGGATTCCTATCCATCTTGGCTTCTATCACAGCCATATTCTCATCTTTTACCTTCTGTTCAAGCTCCTGGTACTAAAATTGGTTGTATAAAGGAGGACATAAGAACTCAATTTG GTTATCCAAAGGATTGTGTTATCTGTACCGGAACCACAGACAGTATAGCAGCATTTCTAGCAGCACGCGCTACTCAACCCGGGAAAGCT GTAACATCTTTGGGTTCAACACTTGCCATAAAACTACTTAGCACTAGAAGGGTAGAAGATGCTCGATTTGGAGTATATAGCCACCGTCTTGATGATAAATGGCTGGTTGGAGGTGCTTCTAATACAGGGGGAGCAGTTCTTAGGCAACTGTTCACAGACGAGCAGTTGGCAAAACTAAGCGAGCAGATAAATCCCCTTGAAGCTTCTCCTCTTGACTATTATCCCCTTCAAGCAGTTGGTGAAAGATTCCCTGTGGCAGATCCAAATATGGAGCCAAG GCTACATCCACGTCCAGAAAATGATGTTGAATATTTACATGGTATTCTTGAATCAATTGCTAGCATTGAG GCAAAGGGGTATAAGTTGCTGAAAGATCTAGGGGCCACTCCCGTTGAAGAAGTGATCACTTCTGGAGGAGGCTCAAAGAATGAAAAATGGATAAAGATACGAGAGAGAGTACTCGGTTTGCCTGTGTGCAGAGCAGATCAGACTGAAGCTGCCTATGGAGCTGCATTGTTGGCAATCAAAGGCtcttcttaa
- the LOC107811300 gene encoding D-ribulose kinase-like isoform X2 — translation MDWIQSWKDTLFLLLDDVPASLRPAVASVAIDGTSATTIIMDSTSGRPLSRPFLYNESCPSALPLVKSIAPAKHTVCSGSSTLCKLVSWWNSYDSSKESAVLLHQADWLLWLLHGKLGVSDYNNALKVGYDPETDSYPSWLLSQPYSHLLPSVQAPGTKIGCIKEDIRTQFGYPKDCVICTGTTDSIAAFLAARATQPGKAVTSLGSTLAIKLLSTRRVEDARFGVYSHRLDDKWLVGGASNTGGAVLRQLFTDEQLAKLSEQINPLEASPLDYYPLQAVGERFPVADPNMEPRLHPRPENDVEYLHGILESIASIEAKGYKLLKDLGATPVEEVITSGGGSKNEKWIKIRERVLGLPVCRADQTEAAYGAALLAIKGSS, via the exons ATGGATTGGATACAATCATGGAAGGACACACTCTTTTTACTCCTTGATGATGTTCCGGCCAGTCTTCGCCCAGCTGTTGCATCCGTTGCAATTGACGGGACCTCTGCAACAACTATCATCATGGACAG CACGAGCGGAAGGCCATTGTCTAGACCGTTCCTGTACAATGAGAGCTGTCCTAGTGCTTTGCCCTTGGTGAAGTCTATTGCTCCTGCAAAACATACGGTCTGCTCCGGATCTTCTACTCTTTGCAAGCTTGTCTCGTGGTGGAACTCTTATGATTCGAGCAAGGAATCTGCGGTATTATTACATCAAGCAGATTGGTTACTCTGGCTACTTCATGGCAAGCTGGGGGTGTCCGACTATAATAATGCTTTGAAG GTTGGATATGATCCTGAAACGGATTCCTATCCATCTTGGCTTCTATCACAGCCATATTCTCATCTTTTACCTTCTGTTCAAGCTCCTGGTACTAAAATTGGTTGTATAAAGGAGGACATAAGAACTCAATTTG GTTATCCAAAGGATTGTGTTATCTGTACCGGAACCACAGACAGTATAGCAGCATTTCTAGCAGCACGCGCTACTCAACCCGGGAAAGCT GTAACATCTTTGGGTTCAACACTTGCCATAAAACTACTTAGCACTAGAAGGGTAGAAGATGCTCGATTTGGAGTATATAGCCACCGTCTTGATGATAAATGGCTGGTTGGAGGTGCTTCTAATACAGGGGGAGCAGTTCTTAGGCAACTGTTCACAGACGAGCAGTTGGCAAAACTAAGCGAGCAGATAAATCCCCTTGAAGCTTCTCCTCTTGACTATTATCCCCTTCAAGCAGTTGGTGAAAGATTCCCTGTGGCAGATCCAAATATGGAGCCAAG GCTACATCCACGTCCAGAAAATGATGTTGAATATTTACATGGTATTCTTGAATCAATTGCTAGCATTGAG GCAAAGGGGTATAAGTTGCTGAAAGATCTAGGGGCCACTCCCGTTGAAGAAGTGATCACTTCTGGAGGAGGCTCAAAGAATGAAAAATGGATAAAGATACGAGAGAGAGTACTCGGTTTGCCTGTGTGCAGAGCAGATCAGACTGAAGCTGCCTATGGAGCTGCATTGTTGGCAATCAAAGGCtcttcttaa